One window from the genome of Toxotes jaculatrix isolate fToxJac2 chromosome 17, fToxJac2.pri, whole genome shotgun sequence encodes:
- the LOC121196839 gene encoding uncharacterized protein LOC121196839 → MMLVICLFCFFYLPWIKGASHSKQVVQTPLSIIKRIRESVDSEIGCSHSITNYDLILWYKQEGQRALKLLGYLNMKFVNLEDSAKGKISFDGDGEKQSKLSIFNLSLSDSGLIDGSDITQTPVLWVDKGNHATMDCNHTKGSTFRLMYWFQQLPGETMKQIVLTTAYSDPEYEGGFSKDKFPTKKSDTETGSLTVEKVEPGDSGVYFCAVSVHSDVGDSDSCTNTQLRVCNSEQKTTILLVEETIYKWLKLS, encoded by the exons ATGATGTTAGTGATCTGCTTATTCTGCTTCTTCTATCTGCCGTGGATTAAGG GTGCCTCTCACTCCAAACAGGTCGTCCAAACACCTCTTTCCATCATTAAGAGAATTCGTGAATCTGTGGACAGTGAGATCGGCTGCTCGCACAGCATAACAAATTACGACCTCATCCTGTGGTACAAACAGGAAGGACAACGAGCTCTGAAGCTTCTGGGATATCTGAACATGAAGTTCGTAAATCTCGAGGACAGTGCAAAAGGAAAAATCAGCTTCGACGGAGATGGCGAAAAACAATCCAAACTTTCGATCTTTAATCTTTCATTAAGCGACAGtg GTCTAATTGATGGCAGCGATATCACCCAGACTCCTGTGCTGTGGGTGGACAAGGGTAACCATGCCACAATGGACTGCAACCACACTAAGGGCAGTACATTTCGGCTGATGTACTGGTTCCAACAGCTGCCAGGGGAGACAATGAAGCAAATAGTTTTGACAACTGCGTACAGCGATCCTGAATATGAAGGCGGCTTCAGCAAGGACAAATTTCCAACAAAGAAGAGCGATACTGAGACTGGATCTTTGACTGTGGAGAAGGTGGAGCCTGGGGACAGTGGAGTGTATTTTTGTGCTGTGAGCGTACACAGTGATGTGGGTGACTCTGACAGCTGCACAAATACCCAACTGCGTGTGTGTAACAGCGAACAGAAGACAACAATCCTTTTAGTGGAGGAAACTATATACAAATGGCTAAAATTATCTTaa